A window of Hordeum vulgare subsp. vulgare chromosome 5H, MorexV3_pseudomolecules_assembly, whole genome shotgun sequence genomic DNA:
TATTTGCACTTAAAAATACGATTTGGAATACGAAACAAGCAAACCAAGAAGAAGAAAGCTACCTACGCCCACCAAATTGCCCGATCAAAGGCAAGGCTTGAGTTGATGGGATGAATCAATCAGCATTGTGCATGGAGGAATCGAGGCCCTCCACGCGGCTGCGCACGATGCGGTGGAATACCTCTCGCACCTGCTTCTCCAGTGGCTCCAGCCCATCCCTCATGGCCGCGCACACGGCGGAGAGTTCCGCTGCAGCCTCCCGCACGTCCACCTCCCTGTCTCCGAAGAGCGGGATAGGGGCCGCGTCAATGGCGTCGGCGAGCTTCTGTATGGCCTTCTCAAGCACCTGGATTTCCTTGAGCAGGCCGCAGGAAGAGCGCCTCTCCTTGCGCTTCCCCTCCTCGGCTAGGCGTTCTTGCAGGGTGAGGAGAGGTGCCGCCCAGGGGAATGCAGCGCGCGCTGGCGCCACGGGCAGGTGGTGCGCCAGGAGCGCGCTGGACCGGTCCGGGCACGGGACGGCGGCGACGAGCGCCCACGCCGTGAAGTGGAGTATGCAGCCCATGGCGTAGACCGGCGCCACGAGCCCTCCCTCGTGCGCTCGCGGCGCGGTCAGCCCGGCCCCTATGGCCTGCAGCTGGCGCGACGCCGACCACGCGCGGGACACGCTCCACGAGAGGGAGCGGAAATGGGAggcggaggcggtggcggaggagccgACGACCGAGGCGCGCGACGGGGACGCGCGGGCGCGGCCGAAGGAGCGGTTGCGGTGGGAAGCGAGGAAGGAGGCGACGCCCccgctggcggcggcggtggtgtcgTCGACGAGCAGGACGGAGAGGTCGGAGACGGCCTTGCGGGCGCGGCGGAGTTGGCCCTCGTGGATCTCCCCGGGAGCGAGCAGAACGGAGGCGGCGATGTCGGCGAGGCGCTCGAAGCGGCGCACCTGGTCGACGCCGTCGCGCGCGGCG
This region includes:
- the LOC123398263 gene encoding protein ROH1-like — protein: MPVTDYQGASSSPSPFSFGSLLSLRRDHTAMPSGEEADLELFQRHLAANLGDLLPAEGAEGAPPPEEILSVAWIRRLLEAFILCQEEFRVVLAQARRRGALPAAAERLVAEFHERAVKALDVCNAARDGVDQVRRFERLADIAASVLLAPGEIHEGQLRRARKAVSDLSVLLVDDTTAAASGGVASFLASHRNRSFGRARASPSRASVVGSSATASASHFRSLSWSVSRAWSASRQLQAIGAGLTAPRAHEGGLVAPVYAMGCILHFTAWALVAAVPCPDRSSALLAHHLPVAPARAAFPWAAPLLTLQERLAEEGKRKERRSSCGLLKEIQVLEKAIQKLADAIDAAPIPLFGDREVDVREAAAELSAVCAAMRDGLEPLEKQVREVFHRIVRSRVEGLDSSMHNAD